A single genomic interval of Geotrypetes seraphini chromosome 1, aGeoSer1.1, whole genome shotgun sequence harbors:
- the MACIR gene encoding UNC119-binding protein C5orf30 homolog: MEVDVGGDLRTTKSSLPLTATGEGNSPIKAEAEKPRCSSTPCSPMRRTVSGYQILHMDSNYLVGFTTGEELLKLAQKCTGAEAMVGEALPNLPTLRSKQLDSGLARSSRLYKTRSRYYQPYDIPAVNGRRRRRMPSSGEKCTKAVPYEPYKTVHGPLPLCLVKGKRVHSKSLDYLNLDKMNTKEPADTEVLQYQLQHLTLRGDRVFARNST, encoded by the coding sequence ATGGAAGTGGATGTCGGTGGAGATTTGCGGACAACCAAGTCTTCCCTCCCCTTGACTGCTACAGGGGAGGGGAATTCTCCAATCAAAGCAGAGGCAGAGAAGCCTCGCTGCTCTAGCACCCCATGTTCCCCCATGCGGAGGACTGTATCAGGTTATCAGATTCTTCACATGGATTCTAACTACCTGGTTGGCTTTACAACTGGTGAGGAGCTGTTGAAATTAGCCCAGAAGTGCACAGGAGCTGAGGCAATGGTAGGAGAAGCTTTACCAAATTTACCCACCTTGCGTTCAAAACAGCTGGATTCAGGACTTGCTCGTTCTTCGCGGTTATACAAAACCAGGAGTAGATATTACCAGCCATATGATATCCCAGCAGTTAATGGAAGAAGGCGAAGGCGGATGCCAAGCTCAGGTGAAAAGTGCACCAAGGCTGTACCATATGAACCCTACAAGACCGTCCATGGCCCTTTGCCCCTTTGTCTTGTCAAAGGTAAGAGGGTTCATTCTAAATCCTTGGACTACCTCAATTTAGACAAAATGAACACGAAAGAACCAGCTGATACAGAAGTTCTGCAGTATCAGCTTCAACATCTCACTCTTAGAGGAGATCGTGTATTTGCTAGAAACAGTACATGA